One part of the Phoenix dactylifera cultivar Barhee BC4 chromosome 4, palm_55x_up_171113_PBpolish2nd_filt_p, whole genome shotgun sequence genome encodes these proteins:
- the LOC103696663 gene encoding uncharacterized protein LOC103696663 has protein sequence MEFTQDADENSGRFHKVMGPRSQNPGKGTKNSNPSTTSTISKKKILAEKNDSLLSDSYDLYDDITSQENAVVVSGHPGAHSRVMPLCLKVFKSGDQNAISSDCSHLAPYDPLINYTSPRPEFLRYNPNRCKEILQRIEGEMKKEEEGSEADWSASSDSKKILQGIEGEMKKEEEGSEADWSSLSDSKKIAAGESSSVSSTPLQTSFQDKDVGDGEEGISDAQDDDDTEEEEVEVTHWYCRIAWRLFLLLGVLLPSFFYIYFLNYASVPTLKEYGGLEETHQMIRYGGLDQRTHSGNKFPGNFWGILMGLSNECFDIHSRELSCPLDGFKREVPEEKDLEEGISIIHLRNLTEDEQLNEKFLTFEDTARKDASEEKQSFDGNGTELITERYRDTLLENGTLGGVDLVAEEMSEEVGSSNELEQEPYIEGNPEAVKGAGSEKVEILEAESAEVHNIAQLLKESSQVSDTELLSIDSSFGQDALNGCGSFEPMKDFGEEAQVMGNSGFDESLQIPQSKIVPSTSSNNQKLEESEIFSNSDIKLKWDSIYLSASKYVLQLLYILICLSTIIVFNGLHKYFLKFHKISPPESRIPPALKPAYELALEKKSSSVVSAKKEVENKGSDSDVYQMPLTHSNDEQMKFKGVQPPAVELLSEFSVVEGTISGKGSRQKVRMLAASAEESQFFQSQRKISVKKTLPSSANKVYPSPLEFSSLATESTSTGNSTVRKLQKKKDAGDREEVVKLASTPLRRSSRLRKRVTSP, from the coding sequence ATGGAATTTACCCAAGACGCCGATGAGAACAGTGGGCGTTTTCACAAAGTTATGGGGCCAAGATCACAGAATCCGGGGAAAGGAACCAAGAACTCCAACCCTTCAACCACATCAACAATTTCAAAGAAGAAGATCTTGGCCGAGAAGAATGATTCTCTTCTCTCAGATTCTTATGATCTCTACGACGACATAACCTCACAAGAAAATGCCGTGGTGGTTTCGGGCCATCCTGGTGCCCATTCTCGAGTCATGCCCCTTTgtttgaaggtcttcaagtCTGGTGATCAAAATGCAATCAGCTCTGATTGTTCTCATTTGGCTCCTTATGATCCGCTGATCAATTACACATCCCCTAGGCCAGAGTTCCTCCGCTACAACCCAAACAGGTGTAAAGAAATTCTTCAGCGCATTGAGGGAGagatgaagaaagaagaagagggatcaGAGGCCGACTGGAGCGCTTCATCTGATTCCAAGAAGATTCTTCAGGGCATAGAGGGAGagatgaagaaagaagaagagggatcaGAGGCAGACTGGAGCTCTTTATCTGATTCCAAGAAGATTGCCGCGGGGGAATCGTCATCAGTGTCTTCCACACCTTTGCAGACATCCTTCCAAGATAAAGATGTTGGAGACGGTGAGGAAGGTATTAGTGATGCCCAGGACGACGATGACAcagaagaggaggaggtggaAGTGACGCATTGGTATTGTAGAATTGCGTGGAGGCTGTTTCTTCTACTTGGGGTTTTGCTGCCctctttcttttatatatattttttgaattatgcTTCTGTTCCTACTTTAAAAGAATATGGAGGCCTTGAAGAAACTCATCAGATGATTCGATATGGAGGGCTTGATCAACGAACCCATAGTGGGAATAAATTTCCTGGAAATTTCTGGGGGATTTTAATGGGATTGTCAAATGAGTGCTTTGACATACATTCCAGGGAATTATCATGTCCGCTTGATGGCTTTAAAAGGGAAGTCCCAGAGGAGAAGGATTTGGAAGAAGGAATATCAATTATCCATCTCAGAAATTTAACTGAAGATGAACAGTTGAATGAAAAATTTCTAACGTTCGAGGATACTGCTAGAAAGGATGCGTCTGAGGAGAAGCAATCCTTTGATGGAAATGGAACTGAACTAATAACAGAAAGATATAGAGATACATTGCTTGAGAATGGGACATTAGGTGGTGTTGACTTAGTGGCTGAAGAAATGAGTGAGGAGGTAGGTAGTTCTAATGAGCTTGAGCAGGAACCATATATTGAAGGAAACCCTGAGGCAGTTAAAGGTGCAGGGAGTGAAAAAGTTGAGATTTTGGAAGCTGAGTCGGCAGAGGTACACAATATTGCTCAGCTTTTGAAAGAATCTTCACAAGTTTCAGATACCGAATTGCTTTCAATTGACTCGTCATTTGGTCAAGATGCACTCAATGGATGTGGTTCTTTTGAACCAATGAAAGATTTTGGAGAGGAAGCACAAGTTATGGGCAATTCTGGTTTTGATGAATCTTTGCAGATTCCTCAGTCCAAGATTGTTCCGAGCACATCATCCAATAATCAGAAGCTagaagaatctgaaatcttcaGTAATTCTGATATAAAATTGAAATGGGACAGCATTTATCTGTCTGCATCAAAGTATGTGCTGCAACTGCtatatattttgatatgtttgtcaacaataattgtttttaatggattgcACAAATACTTCTTAAAATTTCACAAGATCTCACCACCTGAATCCCGCATTCCTCCTGCACTCAAACCAGCTTATGAGTTAGCACTGGAGAAGAAAAGTAGTTCAGTTGTGTCTGCGAAGAAAGAAGTGGAGAACAAGGGTAGTGATTCAGATGTTTATCAGATGCCTCTGACTCATTCGAATGATGAACAAATGAAGTTTAAAGGAGTTCAACCACCAGCAGTGGAATTGCTTTCAGAGTTCTCAGTTGTAGAAGGAACTATCTCTGGGAAAGGTTCTCGTCAGAAAGTGAGAATGTTAGCTGCCTCAGCTGAAGAATCACAGTTCTTTCAATCTCAAAGGAAGATTTCAGTGAAGAAGACCCTTCCATCTTCAGCTAATAAGGTTTATCCATCTCCTTTAGAGTTTTCTTCATTAGCAACAGAGTCCACCTCAACTGGAAATTCTACAGTTCGGAAGctgcaaaagaaaaag
- the LOC103696664 gene encoding probable glutamate carboxypeptidase LAMP1 isoform X2 produces the protein MPIPLLFSPPSCPNSFQRVREREREREGEEMPRLAEIPLLTHSAAAATTITRSAIARLLLTAFTILLVFHLTISPSSKSTYHSLFLSFSNNATVARHLLALTRRPHVAGTPANAATAAYVLTVLSSSSLPAHSVLYDVFLTYPLGRSLILSPFPPPSPGPTLAFDLVQEIYPGDPYADVAKEVLPTFHAYARSGAAAGPAAYANYGRLEDFAALRAAGVNVTGAVVLARYGKIYRGDIIKNAKDAGAAAAVVFTDAKDYGGGGRGRFPEGPGMPASGVQVGTTSQGVGDPTTPGWASTRGCERWSAAEVAASGLVPGIPSLPVSARDGEAILKTIGGQVAADDWQGGEGAPLYRLGPGPGFLNLTYIGDETLPTIQNVFAVIQGEEEPDRYVLLGNHRDAWTFGAVDPSSGTAALLEVAQRFGKLQKIGWRPRRTIILCNWDAEEYGLIGSTEWVEENREMLASRAVAYLNVDCAVSGPGFQASATPQLDELLKQASEKVRDPDNSSQTLYESWIASNYSSLIGRLGGRGSDFAAFVQHVGVPSVDMIFGGGYPVYHSMYDDFVWMEKFGDPMFHRHVAESKCLWILLLTVPYEVLAHAKFKVMRRFILIPYLFNLI, from the exons ATGCCAATCCCACTCTTGTTCAGCCCACCCTCCTGCCCAAACTCATTTcaaagagtgagagagagagagagagagagagagggagaggaaatgCCTCGCCTTGCAGAAATCCCACTTCTCACtcactccgccgccgccgccaccaccaTCACCAGATCTGCCATCGCACGACTTCTGCTCACCGCCTTCACCATCCTTCTCGTTTTCCACCTTACTATCTCTCCTTCCTCCAAATCCACCTAccactccctcttcctctctttctccaaCAACGCCACCGTCGCCCGCCACCTCCTCGCCCTCACCCGCCGCCCCCACGTCGCCGGCACCCCGGCCAACGCCGCTACCGCCGCCTACGTCCTCACcgttctctcctcctcctcccttcccgCCCACTCTGTCTTATACGACGTCTTCCTCACCTACCCCCTCGGCCGCTCCCTCATCCTCTCCCCCTTCCCGCCGCCTTCCCCGGGTCCCACCCTGGCCTTCGACCTCGTCCAGGAGATCTACCCGGGCGACCCCTACGCCGATGTGGCGAAGGAGGTGCTCCCCACCTTCCACGCCTACGCCCGCTccggcgccgccgccggcccggCTGCCTACGCCAACTACGGCCGCCTGGAGGACTTTGCCGCTCTGAGGGCCGCGGGTGTGAACGTCACCGGCGCGGTGGTCCTCGCGAGGTACGGTAAGATATATCGCGGGGACATCATAAAGAACGCGAAGGACgccggggcggcggcggcggtggtgtTCACGGACGCCAAGGACTACGGCGGCGGCGGGCGGGGGCGGTTCCCGGAGGGACCAGGGATGCCGGCGAGCGGTGTGCAGGTAGGGACCACGTCCCAGGGGGTTGGCGACCCGACGACGCCCGGGTGGGCGAGCACCCGCGGGTGTGAGCGGTGGAGCGCTGCGGAGGTGGCGGCGAGCGGGCTGGTGCCGGGGATCCCATCGCTGCCGGTGTCGGCCCGGGACGGGGAGGCGATCCTGAAAACCATCGGGGGACAGGTGGCGGCCGATGATTGGCAGGGCGGCGAGGGGGCGCCCCTGTACCGGCTCGGGCCGGGTCCTGGTTTCCTCAACCTCACATACATT GGAGATGAAACATTGCCAACAATCCAAAATGTCTTTGCGGTGATCCAAGGGGAGGAAGAACCTGACCG GTATGTTCTCCTAGGTAATCATCGTGATGCATGGACGTTTGGAGCAGTTGACCCCAGCAGTGGAACTGCAGCTTTACTTGAG GTAGCTCAGAGGTTTGGGAAGCTGCAAAAGATAGGATGGAGACCTCGACGAAccattattttatgtaattgGGATGCAGAAGAGTACGGcttg ATAGGATCGACAGAATGGGTTGAAGAGAACAGGGAGATGTTAGCTTCAAGAGCTGTTGCCTATCTGAATGTTGATTGTGCAGTCTCTGGTCCTGGATTCCAGGCCTCTGCAACCCCGCAACTTGATGAGCTGCTCAAACAAGCAAGTGAAAAG GTTCGAGATCCAGACAATTCCTCTCAGACATTATATGAATCATGGATTGCATCTAATTATTCTTCGCTG ATTGGGAGATTAGGTGGTAGAGGATCAGATTTTGCGGCTTTTGTCCAACACGTCGGAGTTCCATCAGTTGACATGATTTTTGGAGGAG GATACCCAGTTTATCATTCCATGTATGATGACTTTGTATGGATGGAGAAATTTGGAGATCCTATGTTCCATAGGCATGTAGCAG AATCAAAGTGTTTGTGGATCTTGTTATTAACTGTTCCATATGAAGTATTGGCACATGCTAAGTTCAAGGTCATGAGAAGATTCATTTTGATTCCTTATCTCTTCAATCTCATATAG
- the LOC103696664 gene encoding probable glutamate carboxypeptidase LAMP1 isoform X1: MPRLAEIPLLTHSAAAATTITRSAIARLLLTAFTILLVFHLTISPSSKSTYHSLFLSFSNNATVARHLLALTRRPHVAGTPANAATAAYVLTVLSSSSLPAHSVLYDVFLTYPLGRSLILSPFPPPSPGPTLAFDLVQEIYPGDPYADVAKEVLPTFHAYARSGAAAGPAAYANYGRLEDFAALRAAGVNVTGAVVLARYGKIYRGDIIKNAKDAGAAAAVVFTDAKDYGGGGRGRFPEGPGMPASGVQVGTTSQGVGDPTTPGWASTRGCERWSAAEVAASGLVPGIPSLPVSARDGEAILKTIGGQVAADDWQGGEGAPLYRLGPGPGFLNLTYIGDETLPTIQNVFAVIQGEEEPDRYVLLGNHRDAWTFGAVDPSSGTAALLEVAQRFGKLQKIGWRPRRTIILCNWDAEEYGLIGSTEWVEENREMLASRAVAYLNVDCAVSGPGFQASATPQLDELLKQASEKVRDPDNSSQTLYESWIASNYSSLIGRLGGRGSDFAAFVQHVGVPSVDMIFGGGYPVYHSMYDDFVWMEKFGDPMFHRHVAVASFWGLVALRLADEEFLPFNYISYASELQRSAKILEDDALGMPVTFAPLYKSIKELKKAATEIDNQRKALERNFLSLNWRKDPLKVRELNDRLMMAERAFTDRDGLFGREWYKHLIYGPSTHNSYGSKSYPGIDDAIEKAKSSNTSDSWSFVQHEVWRAARAVTQAALVLNGKFT; encoded by the exons atgCCTCGCCTTGCAGAAATCCCACTTCTCACtcactccgccgccgccgccaccaccaTCACCAGATCTGCCATCGCACGACTTCTGCTCACCGCCTTCACCATCCTTCTCGTTTTCCACCTTACTATCTCTCCTTCCTCCAAATCCACCTAccactccctcttcctctctttctccaaCAACGCCACCGTCGCCCGCCACCTCCTCGCCCTCACCCGCCGCCCCCACGTCGCCGGCACCCCGGCCAACGCCGCTACCGCCGCCTACGTCCTCACcgttctctcctcctcctcccttcccgCCCACTCTGTCTTATACGACGTCTTCCTCACCTACCCCCTCGGCCGCTCCCTCATCCTCTCCCCCTTCCCGCCGCCTTCCCCGGGTCCCACCCTGGCCTTCGACCTCGTCCAGGAGATCTACCCGGGCGACCCCTACGCCGATGTGGCGAAGGAGGTGCTCCCCACCTTCCACGCCTACGCCCGCTccggcgccgccgccggcccggCTGCCTACGCCAACTACGGCCGCCTGGAGGACTTTGCCGCTCTGAGGGCCGCGGGTGTGAACGTCACCGGCGCGGTGGTCCTCGCGAGGTACGGTAAGATATATCGCGGGGACATCATAAAGAACGCGAAGGACgccggggcggcggcggcggtggtgtTCACGGACGCCAAGGACTACGGCGGCGGCGGGCGGGGGCGGTTCCCGGAGGGACCAGGGATGCCGGCGAGCGGTGTGCAGGTAGGGACCACGTCCCAGGGGGTTGGCGACCCGACGACGCCCGGGTGGGCGAGCACCCGCGGGTGTGAGCGGTGGAGCGCTGCGGAGGTGGCGGCGAGCGGGCTGGTGCCGGGGATCCCATCGCTGCCGGTGTCGGCCCGGGACGGGGAGGCGATCCTGAAAACCATCGGGGGACAGGTGGCGGCCGATGATTGGCAGGGCGGCGAGGGGGCGCCCCTGTACCGGCTCGGGCCGGGTCCTGGTTTCCTCAACCTCACATACATT GGAGATGAAACATTGCCAACAATCCAAAATGTCTTTGCGGTGATCCAAGGGGAGGAAGAACCTGACCG GTATGTTCTCCTAGGTAATCATCGTGATGCATGGACGTTTGGAGCAGTTGACCCCAGCAGTGGAACTGCAGCTTTACTTGAG GTAGCTCAGAGGTTTGGGAAGCTGCAAAAGATAGGATGGAGACCTCGACGAAccattattttatgtaattgGGATGCAGAAGAGTACGGcttg ATAGGATCGACAGAATGGGTTGAAGAGAACAGGGAGATGTTAGCTTCAAGAGCTGTTGCCTATCTGAATGTTGATTGTGCAGTCTCTGGTCCTGGATTCCAGGCCTCTGCAACCCCGCAACTTGATGAGCTGCTCAAACAAGCAAGTGAAAAG GTTCGAGATCCAGACAATTCCTCTCAGACATTATATGAATCATGGATTGCATCTAATTATTCTTCGCTG ATTGGGAGATTAGGTGGTAGAGGATCAGATTTTGCGGCTTTTGTCCAACACGTCGGAGTTCCATCAGTTGACATGATTTTTGGAGGAG GATACCCAGTTTATCATTCCATGTATGATGACTTTGTATGGATGGAGAAATTTGGAGATCCTATGTTCCATAGGCATGTAGCAG TGGCAAGCTTCTGGGGACTGGTTGCTTTGAGGCTTGCAGATGAGGAGTTCTTGCCATTCAATTACATCTCCTATGCTTCAGAGCTCCAG AGAAGCGCAAAGATAttagaagatgatgcattggGGATGCCTGTAACTTTTGCTCCCTTATACAAGTCTATAAAAGAGCTCAAGAAGGCAGCCACCGAAATAGACAACCAAAGAAAG GCACTAGAAAGGAATTTTTTGTCATTGAATTGGAGGAAGGATCCTTTGAAAGTCAGAGAGCTCAATGATAGGTTGATGATGGCTGAGCGGGCATTTACTGATAGGGATGGACTTTTTGGTAGAGAATGGTACAAGCACCTG ATTTATGGACCTTCGACGCACAATAGTTATGGATCTAAATCATATCCAGGCATTGATGATGCCATTGAGAAGGCAAAGAGCTCGAACACTTCGGACTCATGGAGTTTTGTACAGCATGAAGTGTGGAGGGCTGCCAGGGCTGTGACCCAAGCAGCTTTAGTCTTGAACGGGAAATTCACATGA